A single window of Anaerocolumna chitinilytica DNA harbors:
- a CDS encoding ArsR/SmtB family transcription factor produces MKIKKKRIALDFNNKEKIVQVGKALSSEVRLDILKFLIDKSANISEIASTFQIPFSSAALHVKVLEEAGMITATEQAGVRGAQKVCGIAFEDIYFNAFRHKMNRDNMKVYHFPMGIGNYYNCMVNENCGIISERSYLGVEDSPYGFYAQNRHEAQLIWFMSGYLEYRFPNYMLKQSKVKEVSFSFEVCSEAPGYQNDWSSDITVWVNGREIATVYSKGDFGGRRGHLNPDWWSDTMTQFGVLKNVTINGQGCFEDLVKTSEETIDTLGICEDYFISFKIGVKPDAKNLGGMNLFGEKFGDYAQGIVMSVLMDGSGEDLEVEEDAIEDKVLEDEEN; encoded by the coding sequence TTGAAAATCAAGAAGAAAAGGATTGCTCTTGATTTTAATAACAAAGAAAAAATTGTACAGGTGGGAAAGGCTCTTTCTTCTGAGGTAAGACTTGATATCTTAAAATTCTTAATAGACAAGTCAGCAAATATCAGTGAGATTGCAAGTACCTTTCAGATTCCTTTTTCATCTGCTGCATTGCATGTTAAGGTACTGGAAGAGGCCGGCATGATAACCGCGACAGAACAGGCAGGAGTAAGAGGAGCACAGAAGGTATGCGGAATTGCATTTGAAGATATTTACTTTAATGCTTTTAGACATAAGATGAACAGGGATAATATGAAAGTATACCACTTTCCCATGGGTATCGGGAATTATTATAACTGCATGGTCAATGAGAATTGTGGTATTATCAGTGAACGCTCCTACCTTGGTGTGGAAGATTCTCCTTACGGTTTTTATGCTCAGAACCGGCACGAAGCACAGCTCATCTGGTTTATGTCAGGATATCTGGAGTATCGTTTTCCAAACTATATGCTAAAACAGAGCAAAGTAAAAGAAGTGTCATTTTCTTTTGAAGTCTGCTCGGAAGCACCGGGTTACCAGAATGACTGGTCCTCTGATATAACCGTGTGGGTTAACGGAAGGGAAATCGCGACGGTTTATTCGAAAGGGGACTTTGGGGGCAGAAGAGGACATCTAAATCCTGATTGGTGGAGCGATACTATGACCCAGTTCGGTGTATTAAAGAATGTTACCATCAATGGACAAGGTTGTTTTGAAGATCTGGTAAAAACCTCTGAAGAAACGATTGATACCCTTGGTATCTGTGAGGATTATTTTATCAGCTTTAAAATCGGTGTAAAACCTGATGCTAAGAATCTGGGCGGAATGAACTTATTCGGAGAAAAGTTCGGGGATTATGCCCAGGGTATCGTCATGAGCGTTCTGATGGATGGCAGTGGGGAAGATTTAGAGGTAGAAGAGGATGCAATAGAAGATAAAGTCTTAGAGGATGAAGAGAATTGA
- a CDS encoding amino acid ABC transporter ATP-binding protein produces the protein MIQTKNLKKQFGSHIVLNNISETIEKGEKIVVIGPSGSGKSTFLRCLNLLEVPDGGEIWFEGKNILDPKNDINILRRKMGMVFQQFNLFPHKTVKENITLAPIKLGVMNKEEADVRAAELLKRVGLPEKADSYPKQLSGGQKQRIAIARALAMNPDVMLFDEPTSALDPEMVGEVLELMKELAADGMTMVVVTHEMGFAREVGTRVLFMDQGMIMEQNSPQEFFGNPTNPRLKEFLSKVL, from the coding sequence GTGATACAAACTAAAAATCTTAAAAAGCAATTCGGCTCCCATATCGTATTAAATAACATCTCAGAAACCATAGAAAAGGGAGAGAAGATTGTTGTTATCGGTCCTTCCGGTTCTGGTAAATCTACATTTCTGCGTTGTCTTAATCTCCTTGAGGTGCCGGATGGCGGTGAAATATGGTTTGAAGGAAAGAATATCTTAGATCCTAAGAATGATATTAATATATTAAGAAGGAAAATGGGAATGGTATTCCAGCAATTTAATTTATTCCCTCATAAAACAGTAAAAGAAAATATTACCTTAGCACCTATAAAGCTTGGTGTGATGAATAAAGAGGAAGCTGATGTAAGAGCTGCCGAGCTCCTAAAGCGTGTAGGGCTCCCTGAAAAAGCAGACAGTTATCCAAAACAGCTATCCGGTGGTCAAAAACAGAGAATTGCTATTGCCAGAGCCCTTGCAATGAATCCGGATGTAATGCTTTTTGACGAACCAACTTCGGCACTGGACCCTGAAATGGTTGGAGAAGTATTAGAGCTTATGAAGGAACTAGCTGCAGATGGTATGACCATGGTGGTAGTAACCCACGAAATGGGTTTTGCCAGAGAGGTTGGGACCAGAGTTCTCTTTATGGATCAGGGGATGATTATGGAGCAAAATAGCCCTCAGGAATTCTTTGGCAATCCTACAAATCCAAGACTGAAAGAATTCTTATCAAAAGTGCTGTAA
- the pflB gene encoding formate C-acetyltransferase, producing MREEWNGFAPGSWMTDINVRSFIQHNYTPYEGDGSFLAGPTDRTKKLWDKVLELMLVETEKGVVDAETTKPSTITAFGAGYLDKENEIIVGFQTDKPLKRGIMPNGGIRVVKNALESYGYKLDERTEEIYTHLRKTHNDGVFAAYTDSMRKARHTGIITGLPDAYGRGRIIGDYRRVALYGVDALIQEKQDQKKLLERNTLESPEILLREEISEQINALKELKAMAARYGCDISGPAKNSLEATQWTYFAYLGAIKEQDGAAMSLGRVSTFLDIYYERDLKNGLITEEEVQEIVDQFVMKLRMVRFLRTPSYNDLFSGDPTWVTEAIGGMGLDGRTLVTKSSFRVLHTLYNLGPAPEPNLTVLWSTFLPQAFKDFCAKVSIDTSSIQYESDDIMRDVWGDDYAIACCVSAMRVGKQMQFFGARANLAKALLYAINGGKDEKTGEQVGPMFEPVRGEYLDYDELLLKFDQTLEWLAELYINTLNVIHYMHDKYNYERLQMALHDISILRTEACGIAGLSVVADSLSAAKYAKVKIIRDEKGLAVDYEIEGEYPAFGNNDDRVDQIAVELVERFMNKLRKFKTYRNAKQTLSVLTITSNVVYGKKTGNTPDGRKAGEPFAPGANPMHGRDKKGAVASMASVAKLPYRHAEDGISYTFSIVPKALGKNETERVGNLVGLLDGFFFDKGHHINVNVFDRETLMDAMDHPEKYPQLTIRVSGYAVNFVKLSREQQLDVINRTFHER from the coding sequence ATGAGAGAAGAATGGAACGGTTTTGCACCTGGAAGCTGGATGACAGATATCAATGTCAGAAGCTTCATTCAACATAATTATACACCCTATGAAGGAGACGGCTCTTTCTTAGCCGGTCCTACCGATAGGACGAAAAAGCTTTGGGACAAAGTTCTGGAGCTGATGTTAGTGGAAACAGAGAAAGGTGTTGTAGACGCAGAAACTACAAAACCTTCTACCATAACAGCTTTTGGAGCAGGATATCTGGATAAAGAAAATGAAATTATTGTCGGCTTTCAGACAGATAAGCCTTTAAAGAGAGGCATTATGCCTAACGGCGGAATCCGTGTGGTTAAGAATGCGCTGGAATCCTATGGATATAAGCTGGATGAGAGAACCGAAGAAATCTACACCCATCTCAGAAAGACCCACAATGACGGTGTTTTTGCAGCTTACACTGATTCTATGAGAAAGGCAAGACACACCGGAATTATTACAGGCCTTCCGGATGCTTACGGAAGAGGCCGTATCATCGGAGATTACAGAAGAGTAGCATTATATGGTGTAGATGCTCTAATTCAGGAGAAACAAGACCAGAAGAAGCTTCTTGAACGTAATACCCTGGAATCACCGGAGATCCTGTTAAGAGAAGAAATCTCTGAGCAGATCAACGCCCTGAAAGAGTTAAAAGCAATGGCAGCAAGATATGGCTGTGATATCAGCGGTCCTGCAAAGAACTCTCTGGAAGCAACTCAGTGGACTTATTTTGCTTATCTTGGTGCTATTAAGGAACAGGACGGAGCTGCCATGAGTCTTGGTAGAGTTAGTACTTTCCTTGATATTTATTATGAAAGAGATTTAAAGAACGGTTTGATTACAGAAGAGGAAGTTCAGGAGATCGTTGATCAGTTCGTTATGAAATTACGTATGGTGCGTTTCCTTCGTACTCCATCCTACAATGATTTATTCTCCGGAGACCCTACTTGGGTAACAGAGGCCATCGGCGGAATGGGACTTGACGGACGTACGCTGGTAACCAAGAGCAGTTTCCGTGTGCTTCATACCCTTTATAACCTTGGACCGGCACCGGAACCGAACCTCACAGTATTATGGTCAACATTTCTTCCTCAGGCATTTAAGGATTTCTGTGCCAAAGTATCAATTGATACAAGCTCCATCCAGTATGAGAGTGATGATATTATGAGAGATGTATGGGGCGATGATTATGCGATTGCCTGCTGTGTATCTGCTATGAGAGTAGGAAAGCAGATGCAGTTCTTCGGAGCACGTGCTAACCTTGCCAAAGCTCTTCTTTATGCTATAAACGGCGGTAAGGATGAGAAGACAGGAGAGCAAGTCGGACCTATGTTTGAACCGGTAAGGGGAGAATATCTGGATTATGATGAGCTGCTGCTTAAGTTTGACCAGACACTTGAATGGCTGGCTGAATTATATATTAACACCTTAAATGTTATTCACTATATGCACGATAAATATAACTATGAGAGACTGCAGATGGCTCTTCACGACATCTCAATTCTGCGTACGGAAGCTTGTGGTATTGCCGGCCTCTCCGTAGTAGCTGATTCCTTATCCGCAGCAAAATACGCAAAGGTTAAGATTATCCGTGATGAAAAAGGTCTTGCCGTAGATTATGAAATAGAAGGCGAATATCCTGCATTCGGTAACAATGATGACCGTGTGGATCAGATTGCGGTAGAGCTGGTAGAAAGATTTATGAACAAGCTTCGTAAGTTCAAGACTTATCGTAATGCGAAACAGACACTTTCCGTTCTTACAATTACATCAAACGTTGTTTACGGTAAGAAGACCGGTAATACACCTGACGGAAGAAAGGCAGGAGAACCTTTTGCACCAGGTGCGAACCCTATGCATGGAAGAGATAAGAAAGGTGCTGTTGCTTCTATGGCGTCTGTTGCAAAGCTTCCTTACAGACATGCAGAGGATGGTATATCCTATACCTTCTCCATTGTACCAAAAGCTTTAGGAAAGAATGAGACAGAGAGAGTCGGCAATCTTGTAGGACTTTTAGATGGATTCTTCTTCGATAAAGGACATCATATTAATGTAAATGTATTTGACAGAGAGACACTCATGGATGCGATGGATCATCCGGAAAAGTATCCTCAGCTTACTATCCGTGTTTCAGGTTATGCTGTTAATTTCGTTAAATTAAGCAGAGAACAGCAGCTTGACGTTATCAACCGTACTTTCCACGAAAGGTAA
- a CDS encoding CBM35 domain-containing protein: MRKKSYLIVPLAIILSLLLTGITYADVTSNYQNPLMRGADPTIARAADGFYYSCFSVGDGIHLQKHETILGVTTAKSKLVWPQPASYGYVWGPYIYRLDGKWYIYFTSASADSYGYGHPNSYVLENSSPDPFEGTWIEKGKLNTQSNGLACGVVTLNGTRYFSYTKYFYSGDTFDECPTLVAMSNPWTLTGTEGTVAYPVNTWEKNGGSIDEGCAVVERNGKIYFGYSASSFMNDNYCVGISSALSNSNLLDSNSWIKNPQPAMVKSPENSAFGPGSPLFVKSEDGTEDWLIYHAGPVGGQTGSNRWVRAQRITWNDDDSINLGIPSNPGTVLSRPSGEEKSEVYEAEYATLSGASKVILTDSPNCSGSGYTQYNNSSNDYVEFTVNTESAGSYSLYFRYNNNTAGAIPMKLDVNQISRDISFPSNAGTTSNYDLAGVSNIQLNAGNNKIRLSVNGKSGLSLDALIIKRSIMYEAENAVLTGGAAVAADHTGYSGTGFVAGLQNIGASAQFTVNVPYAGNYSMGLRYCNGNDTDKTLSVYVNGSKVKQIQLLNYKNWDKWAERYDNITLKAGNNTITYKYDNEDSGNVNLDSITVTEAATWHYEAENAGLSGNAKLATNHIGYTGTGFIDGLWVSGSTVDFSVHVETAASYDVKLRYANGNSDSKTLSLYLNGSKLKQISLPPTGNWDTWSEKLETINLNKGTNIITYKYDTGDTANINIDSIHLNKRTPWKYQAENSTLIGGAQTATDHLWYDGTGFTAGYWQQGASTQFNVTAPNTASYTSTLRYSGYWPAKGNLSISLYVNGTKIKQLILPQTTSWDAWAESTETINLKAGSNIVEYKYDAGDTGDMNIDCITIDKYSGGNTSLSNTEIASGKVYKITAKHSGKSLDVSNYSSAEGALVNQWSYVGGNNQKWEITDTGTGYYTIKSAHSGRVLEVVGGSAANDANICQSAYITGKTSQQWSLEKIGEYYKITNRNSGKVLDVSNISTEDGARIHQWDYVGGDNQLWKIDIP, translated from the coding sequence ATGAGGAAAAAGAGCTATTTGATTGTACCACTGGCAATAATTCTCTCATTATTGCTAACAGGCATTACATATGCCGATGTAACATCCAATTATCAAAACCCGCTTATGCGTGGCGCTGATCCAACTATTGCAAGAGCTGCCGATGGTTTTTATTATTCCTGCTTTTCAGTTGGAGACGGAATTCACCTGCAAAAACATGAAACCATTCTTGGGGTAACTACTGCCAAAAGCAAACTAGTTTGGCCTCAGCCGGCTTCCTATGGTTACGTATGGGGACCCTATATTTATCGGCTGGACGGAAAGTGGTATATCTATTTCACTTCTGCAAGTGCTGATAGTTATGGTTATGGACACCCCAATTCTTATGTCCTGGAAAACTCCTCACCTGATCCTTTTGAGGGAACATGGATTGAAAAAGGAAAGCTAAATACACAGAGCAATGGTCTGGCATGTGGTGTTGTAACACTAAATGGTACACGTTATTTTAGTTATACAAAATATTTCTACAGCGGAGATACTTTCGATGAATGTCCTACTCTGGTAGCTATGAGTAATCCGTGGACATTAACAGGTACTGAAGGTACCGTAGCTTATCCGGTTAATACCTGGGAAAAGAATGGAGGCAGCATAGATGAGGGATGTGCTGTCGTTGAGAGAAATGGTAAGATATACTTTGGATACTCTGCCAGCAGCTTTATGAATGATAATTACTGTGTCGGAATTTCATCCGCGCTTTCAAACAGTAATTTGTTAGATAGTAATTCCTGGATAAAAAATCCTCAGCCGGCAATGGTAAAATCACCAGAAAACAGTGCTTTTGGACCTGGTTCACCTTTGTTTGTTAAGTCAGAGGACGGAACAGAGGATTGGCTTATCTACCATGCCGGACCGGTAGGTGGACAAACCGGCTCAAACAGGTGGGTAAGAGCCCAGCGGATTACCTGGAACGACGATGATTCCATAAATCTTGGAATCCCTTCAAATCCCGGAACTGTACTAAGCAGACCCTCCGGTGAAGAAAAAAGTGAAGTATACGAAGCAGAATATGCAACCCTGTCAGGAGCCTCAAAGGTAATCTTAACCGACAGCCCGAACTGTTCAGGCAGCGGATATACCCAATATAATAACAGCAGCAATGACTATGTGGAATTTACCGTAAATACGGAATCTGCCGGCAGTTATTCACTGTATTTCAGATATAACAACAATACCGCCGGGGCTATACCGATGAAATTAGATGTTAATCAAATAAGCCGTGATATTTCCTTCCCCTCTAATGCAGGAACTACCTCCAATTACGATCTGGCAGGAGTAAGCAATATTCAACTTAATGCCGGTAATAATAAGATTCGTCTTAGTGTAAACGGAAAGAGCGGGTTATCTTTAGATGCTCTGATAATAAAAAGAAGTATAATGTATGAGGCCGAAAATGCAGTATTAACCGGTGGTGCTGCTGTGGCTGCTGACCATACAGGCTATAGCGGTACCGGATTCGTAGCCGGTCTGCAAAATATAGGGGCATCCGCACAATTTACAGTGAATGTTCCATATGCAGGTAACTACTCTATGGGCTTACGTTATTGCAATGGAAACGATACCGATAAGACATTAAGCGTCTATGTTAACGGCTCAAAGGTTAAGCAAATACAACTGCTGAATTACAAGAACTGGGATAAGTGGGCAGAACGTTATGACAATATAACCCTGAAAGCCGGTAACAATACCATAACCTACAAATACGATAATGAAGACAGCGGTAACGTAAATCTTGACTCCATAACCGTAACCGAAGCGGCCACCTGGCATTATGAAGCTGAAAATGCAGGCCTTTCGGGGAATGCCAAGCTGGCAACCAATCATATCGGCTATACTGGAACCGGCTTTATTGATGGTCTTTGGGTTTCCGGTTCCACAGTGGACTTCTCTGTACATGTGGAAACCGCCGCCTCTTATGATGTAAAGTTACGCTACGCAAATGGTAATTCTGATAGTAAGACCTTAAGTCTCTATCTAAACGGCTCCAAACTAAAACAGATATCTTTGCCGCCTACCGGTAATTGGGATACCTGGAGTGAAAAATTAGAGACTATAAACTTAAACAAAGGAACTAATATTATTACTTATAAATACGATACGGGAGATACCGCTAATATAAATATTGACAGTATTCATCTTAACAAACGTACCCCCTGGAAATACCAGGCTGAGAATTCAACACTGATAGGCGGTGCGCAAACCGCCACCGATCATTTATGGTATGACGGAACCGGGTTTACAGCGGGATACTGGCAGCAAGGTGCATCAACTCAATTTAATGTTACTGCACCGAACACAGCTTCTTATACTTCGACTTTAAGATATTCCGGGTATTGGCCTGCAAAAGGAAATTTAAGTATAAGTCTGTATGTTAACGGAACAAAAATAAAACAGCTAATACTGCCCCAGACAACAAGCTGGGATGCCTGGGCAGAATCCACTGAAACGATAAATCTAAAAGCCGGCAGCAATATAGTTGAATACAAATATGATGCCGGTGATACCGGTGATATGAATATTGACTGCATCACCATCGATAAATACAGCGGAGGTAATACGAGCTTATCGAATACAGAAATCGCATCAGGTAAAGTATATAAAATCACCGCCAAACACAGTGGTAAATCCTTAGACGTTTCAAATTATTCCTCTGCTGAAGGTGCCTTGGTTAATCAATGGTCTTATGTTGGGGGTAATAATCAGAAATGGGAAATAACAGATACCGGCACAGGATACTATACTATAAAATCCGCTCACAGCGGACGCGTTCTTGAAGTTGTCGGAGGCTCCGCTGCAAACGACGCCAATATCTGTCAATCGGCTTATATAACCGGCAAAACCAGTCAGCAATGGTCCTTAGAGAAAATAGGTGAATACTATAAGATTACAAACAGAAACAGCGGAAAGGTTCTGGATGTCAGCAATATTTCCACAGAAGATGGTGCAAGAATACATCAATGGGACTATGTCGGCGGAGATAACCAACTCTGGAAGATAGATATTCCCTAA
- a CDS encoding LacI family DNA-binding transcriptional regulator, giving the protein MITIKEIADMLGISTTTVNNVIHGKTGQVSQKTIEKVQKLIEEYEYVPNMNARNLAQNKSKIIGFAMKAKSDKYENALKDTFIGELVGAVEKSLRISGYFLMIYISEDLKQIINYVSTWNVDGLILFGMTGDDCILFKSKINKPMVFIDCYFSEEVNEYINVGLNDLQGAYDITKYLLDCGHSRIGFVADNCLGGDKERFLGYKQALREQGVTYKDKDFFLITPGEKELDACLRDLLEYTKGYTALFCVSDTYAVLIMNYLRDHGKRIPEDISIAGFDDNAYARIVRPSLTTIHQDVTLKGEIAVEKILKLVTGEEIEERLIILPTKLVVRQSVKMLKK; this is encoded by the coding sequence GTGATAACTATTAAAGAGATAGCAGATATGTTGGGAATTAGTACAACCACTGTTAATAATGTCATCCATGGAAAAACAGGTCAGGTATCGCAAAAGACCATTGAGAAGGTACAAAAGCTGATTGAAGAATATGAATATGTACCCAATATGAATGCGAGAAACCTGGCACAGAATAAATCTAAAATTATTGGGTTTGCCATGAAGGCTAAAAGTGATAAATATGAAAATGCCCTAAAGGATACCTTTATTGGTGAATTGGTGGGAGCTGTTGAAAAATCCCTGCGTATCAGCGGCTATTTTTTAATGATTTATATATCTGAGGATCTGAAACAGATTATCAATTATGTATCAACCTGGAATGTAGATGGACTCATATTATTTGGCATGACAGGGGACGATTGTATCCTGTTTAAAAGTAAAATCAATAAGCCTATGGTTTTTATTGACTGCTACTTCAGTGAAGAGGTAAATGAATATATCAATGTCGGGCTTAATGATTTACAGGGAGCCTATGATATTACAAAATATCTGCTGGATTGCGGACACAGCAGAATAGGTTTTGTTGCCGATAACTGTCTGGGCGGGGATAAAGAAAGGTTCCTTGGCTATAAACAGGCACTGCGGGAACAAGGAGTAACTTACAAAGATAAGGATTTCTTTTTGATTACTCCGGGTGAGAAGGAATTGGATGCATGTCTGAGAGACTTATTGGAGTATACGAAAGGCTATACGGCGCTTTTCTGTGTTTCGGACACATATGCGGTGCTAATCATGAATTATTTAAGAGATCATGGAAAGAGAATACCAGAAGATATATCTATCGCTGGCTTTGATGACAATGCATATGCACGGATAGTAAGGCCGTCCTTAACTACAATTCACCAGGATGTAACCCTGAAAGGTGAGATAGCAGTAGAAAAGATTCTTAAACTCGTCACTGGGGAAGAGATTGAAGAGAGATTAATTATTCTTCCTACAAAGCTAGTTGTTCGTCAAAGTGTTAAAATGCTGAAAAAGTAA
- a CDS encoding amino acid ABC transporter permease → MSYLQGLGNTLLISLIALMIGAFLGILVAVARFSTGNIKGLKWIKSLCNLYVTVIRGTPVLLQLLIIYNMVFTARDTNEIIVAGICFGINSGAYVAEIVRAGIESIDKGQYEAGRSLGLNGNQTMFTIIMPQAIKNILPALGNEFIVLIKETSVASIIAVTDLSKAAQYIGSRTYDVIPPLMIAAVCYLIMVLGFTKLLRFIERRMDQGDTN, encoded by the coding sequence ATGTCATATTTACAGGGATTAGGGAATACCCTGCTGATATCATTAATCGCTTTGATGATTGGCGCTTTCCTTGGAATATTGGTAGCAGTAGCACGTTTTTCTACCGGAAATATTAAAGGGCTGAAATGGATAAAAAGCCTTTGTAATTTATATGTAACTGTAATTAGGGGTACACCGGTTCTATTACAGCTGTTAATTATCTATAACATGGTGTTTACCGCCAGAGATACCAATGAAATAATTGTTGCCGGTATCTGTTTTGGTATTAACTCAGGTGCTTATGTGGCAGAAATTGTGAGAGCCGGCATAGAATCCATAGATAAAGGACAATATGAAGCAGGGCGCTCCCTTGGTTTAAACGGCAATCAAACAATGTTTACAATTATTATGCCTCAGGCAATCAAAAATATTTTACCTGCTCTTGGCAATGAGTTTATTGTTCTGATTAAAGAAACCTCCGTAGCAAGTATTATTGCTGTTACGGATTTATCAAAAGCAGCACAGTATATTGGCTCCAGAACCTATGATGTTATACCGCCTCTTATGATTGCTGCAGTATGCTATCTTATCATGGTTTTAGGTTTTACAAAGCTGTTACGTTTTATTGAAAGGAGGATGGACCAAGGTGATACAAACTAA
- the pflA gene encoding pyruvate formate-lyase-activating protein, translating into MATIGRIHSVESCGTVDGPGVRFVVFMQGCPLRCQFCHNPDTWDTTKGTEYTPDQLMNEIIRYKSYMSFSGGGVTFTGGEPLLQADFILEMSKRCKAEGISVAIDTSGYVFSETVEKVLEYANLVLLDIKNFDPVVYNNVTGVELAPTLKFLDYTREKEINTWIRYVLVPGLTDNLEGVKGLAAHLENYPNITRIEVLPFHKMGEYKWQALGYEYKLFDTKEPDKKLLEEVKGIFRTSGIPLAN; encoded by the coding sequence ATGGCTACAATAGGAAGAATACACTCAGTAGAAAGCTGCGGTACAGTAGACGGGCCTGGCGTCCGATTTGTGGTATTTATGCAGGGATGTCCACTAAGATGTCAATTTTGCCATAATCCTGATACCTGGGATACGACAAAAGGCACGGAATATACACCGGATCAGCTTATGAATGAGATTATTAGATACAAATCCTATATGTCATTTTCGGGGGGAGGAGTAACCTTTACCGGTGGTGAACCCCTTTTACAGGCTGATTTTATACTGGAAATGAGTAAAAGATGTAAGGCGGAAGGCATATCGGTGGCAATTGATACTTCCGGATATGTATTCTCTGAAACGGTAGAGAAAGTTCTGGAATATGCAAATTTAGTACTTTTGGATATAAAGAATTTCGATCCCGTTGTTTATAACAATGTTACAGGGGTGGAATTAGCACCGACTCTTAAATTCTTGGATTATACGAGAGAGAAGGAAATCAATACCTGGATTCGTTATGTATTAGTTCCGGGATTGACGGACAATCTGGAAGGTGTCAAGGGTTTGGCAGCACACCTTGAAAATTATCCGAATATCACAAGAATAGAGGTTCTTCCCTTCCATAAGATGGGTGAATACAAGTGGCAGGCATTGGGATACGAATACAAATTGTTTGATACCAAAGAGCCGGATAAAAAGTTACTGGAAGAAGTGAAGGGGATTTTTCGTACTTCCGGAATACCCCTTGCAAATTAG
- a CDS encoding ISL3 family transposase — MHSNCTRKLLGLEDILIKNVIQADSFVRIYIETKPSTQICPHCGKQTKRIHDYRSQTIKDLPFQLKHTYLVLRKRRYSCSCGKRFLEKYTFLAPYKRRTLRLSYKIIDLLRNLRSMKSVAVDTNVSVSTVSRLLDTINYSSPSVPECISIDEFKGNTDAGKFQCILVDAKKHRILDILPDRTQKHLSAYFRTWNRTQRYRVKFFICDMWEPYVDLAKAYFPNATIIIDKYHFIRYVTWAIENVRKRLQKKMPSNLRRYYKRSRKLILTRYNKLKEENKKACDLMLLYNDDLRTAHRLKEWFYEICQSEKYKYQREGFWEWVKTAEKSGIPEFEACAKTYRNWSQGILNAFKYKYTNGPTEGYNNKIKVLKRVSFGMKNFERFRTRIIHSSI, encoded by the coding sequence ATGCATTCTAATTGTACCAGAAAACTTTTAGGATTAGAAGATATTTTAATTAAAAATGTAATTCAAGCTGACTCTTTTGTCCGTATTTATATCGAAACAAAGCCATCGACACAGATCTGTCCTCATTGTGGCAAACAGACAAAACGCATTCATGATTACCGCTCTCAGACAATTAAGGACCTCCCATTTCAGCTTAAGCACACTTATTTGGTGTTGAGAAAGAGACGTTATTCCTGTAGTTGCGGGAAAAGGTTCCTCGAGAAATATACTTTTCTCGCTCCTTACAAAAGGCGTACCCTTAGATTGTCTTATAAAATCATCGACCTACTCAGGAATCTACGCAGCATGAAGTCCGTTGCTGTTGATACGAATGTTTCCGTTAGTACCGTTTCCCGGTTATTGGATACCATCAACTACTCCTCCCCTTCTGTTCCTGAGTGCATCTCAATTGATGAGTTTAAAGGTAATACGGATGCTGGAAAGTTCCAGTGTATTCTGGTAGATGCAAAGAAACATCGTATTCTTGATATTCTACCTGACAGAACTCAGAAGCATTTATCCGCCTATTTCCGTACATGGAACCGCACCCAAAGGTATCGAGTGAAGTTCTTTATCTGTGATATGTGGGAACCGTATGTAGACTTGGCGAAAGCCTATTTTCCTAATGCAACTATTATAATTGACAAATATCACTTCATTCGATATGTTACTTGGGCGATTGAAAATGTAAGAAAACGCCTTCAAAAGAAGATGCCTTCGAATTTGCGCAGGTACTACAAGAGAAGCCGGAAGCTGATACTTACAAGATATAATAAACTAAAAGAGGAGAACAAGAAGGCTTGCGATCTGATGCTACTTTATAATGATGATCTGAGGACTGCCCACCGACTTAAGGAATGGTTTTATGAAATCTGCCAGAGCGAGAAGTATAAGTATCAACGGGAAGGATTCTGGGAATGGGTGAAGACAGCTGAAAAATCAGGTATTCCCGAATTTGAAGCCTGTGCGAAGACTTATCGGAATTGGTCACAAGGTATTTTGAATGCCTTTAAGTACAAATATACCAACGGACCTACAGAAGGGTATAATAACAAGATAAAAGTATTAAAAAGGGTATCTTTTGGCATGAAGAATTTCGAGAGGTTCCGTACAAGGATTATACATAGTTCTATCTAA